The window GTAGAGAATAGGGACCACTTGTTTTTTTAGTGCTCTTTTACGAAAGAGATTTGGGGAGATATATTGAGCATTTGTTCTCCGACTAGAAGGCCTAGTAATGGTATTCTTGTGGAAGCAGAATGGATTACCAGGACCTTCAAGGGAGATTCAATTGGGTGTATTGCTAAATTGGCCTTCTGTGCAACGCTTTCTCAcatttggaaggagagaaactttCGGATCTTTAGAGATAAAATGAAGACTATGCCTTGCCTCATCAGAGACATTAAAGCGGACGTCAAGGATAGGTGTAGAGCAGACACCCCAAAGGGAACGAAATCTTCAAGGAATATGATTTTAGTCCGGAATTGGGGAGTGCATCCTATGTGGGTTGAGAAGAGTAATGTCTTGGGGAGATGACTGGTGTGGGGGGAGGGGTCTTTTGGTCTTTGTGTTTCATTTGTGTTCATGGGGTCCTTAAGGAATTGTTTGGGTGGGCGGTGGGCCTTGGTTACGGCCTTAGTCTAGGAGCCTCTTGAGTCTTGGGGAGCCTAGGCCCAAGGCTCTTTAGGCTGCCTTTgccttgtatatatttttgttttttttgtcgTTTAGCAATAAGATGAtcaacttatcaaaaaaaaaaaagatgtgttCTTCCCCACTTGAACTTAGAAGAGTTCAACAATGAAAACCTTAAAGAATTTTCCCATCTAGCCTAGAAGAGTTAAATGTTTTCCCCTTGTCTTTACTTGGATCCTATACAAGTTGCAATACTTCATTGGAGATACAATCATTCTATAAAAGTTGTATTTCAGACACATATataaatcgatatctatttatttttattttcatagtTCTGTCTTTTCTCGTGCACCAACTTCCTGAGCTAATTCGAACACCGTACAAtgtttttataagaaaacattCTTCGTCAAAGTTGTAGATCCGGGAGTCCTGTTTGTTAAGATTTTGAAGGAAGTCATTTCAACCTATATTGAGCAAGATATACTCATTTTCTTGAATTCATCCATATATATAATTACAATAATTAAATTTAGACTTCAACCACTCCATAAATGAGATATAGGTATAACGGTTGCTACGAATTGCAAAAACAACAtccttcatatatatatatatatatatatatatttttttttttttttattttattttttttggggggggggggtgggggggagggagggaggattttaattgaagaaaaagtctatttttttctttgggggagGAATGTACAATGAAATTCCATCAAGGAAGAACACCTATAACTCACCAACAACTCCCATCAACAAAGAAGGATAAACCGAGATTGATTTGATGATAAGGGTTGCTCAAACTTCCAGTTGTTCATCTTCAATTTCACCATCCTTGTATGAGTGGCAACAGGCAAtgacaagaaagagaacaagGGTGATACTACTCAATGCTGCCAATGTCCAATAGTAATTATCAAGGCGACTTTTATTAAGGGTATATTGAAACCACCCTTGTCGCCCACCCTTCTCACTAACCTTGTCCGTCACATAAACAAAAAGGATACTACAAATGATGCCTAATCCAAACACTGCCTCCACGAATGAGTTCATATAGGCCTTTATAGAGACAGGGACCTGATCACAGAAGAAATATTGGAAACCCTGTCGAGCAAACCCATCGAAGGCCCCTAGCAAGACAAACTGTGGAACCAACCAGaagatggtcataggaattgtGTCATAAGGCTTCTCTACTAAACCATGTCTTTCGATAACATCTATCCTTCTAACCTCTACTTTTGCTGCAGTTATGCAACATAAGATGGATAAGAtcattccaattccaattccaactGGTGCAGCATACTTACGTCTTGTCTCACCCAATATGGACCTTAATGTATTGTAGAAATTGGTCGAACTTGAAATATAGTACCAATATAGAAAGAGTGTAAAAGGGAATTTTAGGTGTCCCAGCATATGATTCATGTGGTTTAGTTGCTCAAGAAAAAAAGTGTTTCCAATGCCCAACACAACACCACAAACAATGACGATCATCAATACAGGAACCATTCTTAGAGTAATCTTAGAAGCCAAAGCACGATGGAGGGAGTTTCTTTGTGGTTTGACACGAATGTAAGAAGAGGTTCCACTGAGGAACAAAAGTGTAGATACCAGTGCACAAATGGCTGGGATCCCAAACAGAATCGACCAATTTTTAATATAAGAAAGAGCGAAAACCCAAAGCCCTGGGAGAAGTGTCATTGCAAAGACGGAGAGAATAAAGGAGGCAATCTCTTTTGGGGGTGCCTCTACGTGTCCTCCTGCTTCAGTTGGCATCTGTTCTATCATGAATGACGCTAATGAAAAATTGCCACACATGCCGAAGGCAATAAGAACTAATGACGTGTAGAAGAGGATGGTTTGAGTGTCGCCAATGCATGCCGACACATATTCACTACATGTCCCTGTAGCCTTAGAAAGAACTGGGGGTGTTGACATTGTTAGGAGCCCCAAACCCTACACACAAAACAAAGTTGACAACAACTTCAACAGCCTCTCCTACTTTAGATACTATCTTTTCACGAATTTTTATTTGTTGCTGTAACAGGAACGCTGATGTGCGCATTGCGCGATGCAGTAGCTGCCATGTATGCACAGCGGGCCCCATTGTGTACACATGGCCATTGctgtgccgcacgatgcgcacagcagcgctccaATTACAACAGCTGATCGATAAAGGTCCATCTTTTCACCCTACTTtgctttcaaattatttttgaaaacgcTTTTATATCTTTaatttaaagaacttttgagaattaaaaaaaaaaaatacatatttgTAAGGCTAAATGTTCCTTGTGCAGCAGCGCAGACTGCGCTCAGACACATGAGGATGGacaaaatgaccactctaccccccTGAATGAGCAGCCCaggtgtctgggcgcagcctgcgctgctgcACAAAGAACTTCCGCCCTATTTGTAAATACActtatagaggtgtcattcatcCTTCAAACACGTGTTGCTCCCTTCTAATATATTGTCATAAATGATGTGATAGTTACCTCTACACACACACATTACAAAAAAGACAAAACCATAGAGTATTTATAGACTAATCCCATGTTTTACTATGTGAAAGGGTGATATATCAATCCTAACTATATATATACTTAGAAAATGATCTAGATTGGTCACGTCAAATTTCATACTTATATTCAACCATATACATTCTCTGGTACTGACATATTCCACTGTATATTTTTTAGTTatctattatttttaaattaaactattttttccATTGGATTTtctgaacaatttttttttatcaattggCCAAACTCAATTATGGGTGAAACTTGAtaatttttcttattgacaccccttcaaagtgtcaaataatttttaattttaccttttttttagatatatgATACAAATTTTTCTTAATAAGAGTAAAAGTATCATCTTCCATATATACTTAAAAAATATGCTAAAAAATATACACGACAATGACATCttttaataataacaaaataatataataatttttgaaaatccttttataaCTATATCTTAAACAACTTTTGTGCAAGTCAAGAGAAGCTATGTATAAGAAATTAAGAATATGTAATTTGTAAAGCAAGCAACATTACATACCACACTCGATGAAAGACTTGAGAAGAGGAGAATCCAATAATTGCCGCATATTGTGTCAACGAGGAAAGCTAGGCCGAGCGGCAAAATGCTTAGCACCCCATGAAATACGTTGACTATGGCTGCGGCGTTGGTGAATCTTATCTGCCAAACATTGGTCAAGTACGTTTGCAAAAACCACAAAGTGTAGTACATTATGATGTACATTGATCCCTGGACTGTTGCCACAGAAAAAAGGAATTGAACCAGAACTGTGCTATCAATATTCACATTAGAAATGGCAATTATCTACAAATAAAGAGGGTCCAGAAATATGCTACCCTTAATATCATTAAGGATAATATTACTAAAAAGTGATACAGacagaaaataattaaaaaaatcatatgaAAGAAATTGTACATGGTACTCTGAGGGCGATATGTTTTctaaaatttaatatttttatttgggtttttttcccgTCATTATGTTGTGTGAAGTATAATGTTTCACTATTTTTCACATGGTATTACACATGGATTAGTCTATGTGATAGAGGGTCAAACACGCATCTCATTAGTATAATTTCAGCTTTAAATGAGTAGAGCTGGAAAtggctaaaattacaaaatgatgtcattttagttttattttttttttatgaaaatgtaatcacacaaaccacacaccaatcccaaaaggttaacccaGATGTCATTTTGTGTTTTATATTCATCACCATTTGAtagtattttattaattttattaaaactttgaGTTGGACtttgtgtcatttttttttcttttattttttttcttttgaactaAAATTTAGCCAGAAAGACATGTGagatcctctatcacatggactaatcaATGTCTATCAAATGGCAAATAGTAAAACGGTATTCTTCATTTGACATAATGACAACTAGAAGGATGAGTACGATTTTGAAACCAAACTAGTTATAAACAGGCTGTGCTCCATCATGCCTTTGGCACTCGATTTAATAATTAGAGGGATTGGGAACTATTTTGATAAAATCTAATTTTGGGGATTGAAAAACGTTAGGGGTTAAAATTTGACTCGACGAGTCAAAACCTACTCGAAGTCTGCCTGAAAATTTCAGGGCTTGGACTATGTTAGGTTTGGGAGTTCTAGACCCAAGGTCGACCTGGGTTGGATTGAGCTGAGAGGCCTTTTCGTTGAGCTACCCGAAAGATAAAGGAGTGCATCAACGAGATGCAATAGAATAGATTCCATCTAAACAGTTGTGAGTTGTTCACATACGTGAATATTCTTTGCACTCAAAACGATATGGTACTTAAGGGGGCAACGAGGTTATTTCATGTCAGAGGAAATAAATAGACACAGAGGTGCTAGCGCATCCAGTCCGGATCCTCTATTTCCGTTTGCCCAGTATTGCTGTGTGCCCTACACATAGCAAGGCggtaaagaccgccttacccccacttgggtaggggtaagacggtcttttaaaaaaaatttaaaagatttTGACTCGAATCAGTGCATTAAAATTTCTTTGCACTATAGAAAGTAGAAAACATGGATCGAAATGTACCGGAGATTTTAAGGTATTTTCCCATCGTGGTCGCCATTTCCACGTTCGCTGTTTTCCTAAATCAGAGAATCCGAATTATACAAAATAAGCTAATCGTAATAACAAAGCTTGCgggaagaagtaggagagaAGCAGCCCCAAGCAATAGTCAAATGATTGTGCTTCCTACTTACTGATGGAGGGAGCCGAATGGGAGATCGATCACTCGATCTTGTAGACTTTTATCGTTGTAGGTAGAACCTCCGCAGCTGCTGATCAAAACTCCATgcgtagaagaagaagataagggcTTTGGAAAGAACTGATGATCCTTGCGGATTCTTTAGGTAAGGTTCCCAGTGAGGGAGAAAGATGATTTAGAGATATGAAATAACTTTGATCTTTTGAATAGCTAGGCCAGGGAGGAGCGATGTTGTAACGGATTTTGCTGGGGATCAAGTCATCGCCGGGAAAGGGGGTATGGTCGGAGAGGGGAGACCAGGAAAGGGTGGCGCACTCTGTGCCTTTCTCTTGCTCCCATTTTATAGTTTAGATTTTCTCTTtcatcatccaaaaaaataaaaaataattccctctttattttttggtcaaagatatataatatatatttatattctttctaataagtttttatttctttttaaccCTCTTCTTATGATGTAACAAGATGATATCATCACTTCCAATCACACGTAGGGCCCATGACTCCAGCGAGTGGTAAAACATCAATTAGCTTATTAATTTTGCTCAGTGGTGGCCCACTCTACCTTTAAATGGATTGTTTCCTACCCTAGTTGGGGTTTTGGGGAGTCCGGTTTACCTCTTTGTTCTAGTGTCTCAGACTCTCAGTTCTTGTTCGAGAATAGAGGTGGTTTAATAAATTCCCCCTCTTTGGGGGTGTTAGCacaaaataagtaaataaataaatccataTGCACGTAAGAGATATATTTAGTCAGTATTCTTATAATTACAACCTACATTTGTTAAGGATTTTTCATCTACCCAGTTGGTCATCGGCGcacaaaattttgctgctacccaGGTCATAGTCAAAGAAACGGAATttaaaagggtattttaaaaaatattaaaacctagaaaggtatttatgaatccaaataggaaatgaattattttatttctttggttGCAAACCTAGGTAGCATGAACATTCCTACAATCCGGATAACAACAAAAATTTTCTCATCATGGGCACCCTTGGATCAAGCATAGGCTCTCTCAAAAAATGCATCTGTAGATGTGGATTgatttaagaaaaaatatagTACTTTCATGGAAACATGGTTCGTCTACTAGAGAAAGGGAGGTCAATTAGAAGAGAGTGTTCGGGAGAAGAGAATGTGAGAAGGATTGTTAATTTAAAAGTGAATAAGACATCCCACCATGTAAAATTATGAAgtttaataatataatatatctCCTCAAGGTAGGAACTACGAACATATTCAACAATTGTGCCGAAGGAGTATAATATTAAAAGCCACACTTGCACCCAGACATAAGAGCACGCATAATGACCATCGCACCCCTGAAAAGATGAAAATGACTAGGGGTGtggtgatcatttcacatgcATCTATGTGTAGGTACAGGGTGGCGTGTACTGTGCAACtgggtggcattctctttctcAATACTAGAAAGTCATTTATGAGATCCTTAAATTGTGATTATGTAAGGTTGATGAATCATCCAACAACTTTCCATTAATAAATATCAATGAAATGAAGCAAGTGGGTAGCCCTAATATAAAACATAGAAGAATCTTCAAGGGCACGCATAATGATCATCacaccttttaaaaaaatggaaatgacAAGAGGTGTGGTGATCATTTCACACGCATCTATGTCTGGGTGTAAGGGTGGCGTGTACTGTGTAATCAGGTGGCGTTCTCTTTTTCAATATTAGAAAGTCATTTATGAAATCCTTAAATTATGGTTATGTAAGATTAATAAAGATCAACCAGCAACTTTCCATTAATGAATATCAATGAAATGAAGCTAGTGGGCAGTCCTAATATAAAACATAGAAGAATCTTCAAACCCAGAGGATTGATCTGGTCTAGCTGAAAGAGAGATGACAGCCGAAGATAGCTCAATTAGTATATTGGAAAATGATTGGCCGCGTTTCCGGTATTGATATGTGGGCCCCTTTTGTATGAATGTACGATTCCCACTCCCGTGCTcccattggtttggtttgaaagatTGATGTCAATTGCCCAATCTGAATATCTACACAAAGCTCTagagagagggggaaaaaaatttgtattatATTTTGTCCTCCGCGTCTATGAAATTATCATAGAGATCCATTGACATTTGGCTGTGCCAGCGATTTTGCAATGATATCTCTTATAATAAGGGATAACTACTTCAGTCCGGTCAATTAAATGTTGGGAAACACATCGTTGACCTCTGACTTTTGGTATTAATTATTAAAGGCTTTGCGTAATGGTAGCCCAATTggttggtccaacttggaaacaaAGGATCAAGCATTGGTAAGGTGAAAACCCTCTTCTCTCAAAACTGACTACTGAGGTAGGTTAGACTGAGGTAGGTTACAAAAGTAATGTAACCTATTTTACAATACCCCTCCCTCACAAGCTAATGGTTTGATAAAAGGATAGACTAAAAGGTATCTTTACATGTTGCATTATTAATATGAAAGAGCTGACAGGTCCATTCATTATCTTGTGTGACAAGTAAGGTGGTTTCTTAACAATCAAATTTTCACAACGATTGAGTACATGAGGGCTATGTACGGTATGCATTTCCATTCAATGCATATAATGTATTCttaaccatagttagtaagttcaggTACGACAATAATACGGAAACAAATGTATATAGTAATTAATTGACTCATGTGATAGCAATATGTTTTCCAAAAATCCGGGGCAATAAAATGCGTAAGGTAATGATACAGTACATGTTTAATACATGTTTTAATAAGGTTGCTCTGTAAAAGTCTGGGAGCACAAATATGGGTTTATCCTAACTAAAATCAAGGAGAAAACTGATTTTTTCGTAATTAAATTCTAATCTCTCATACCTTCATGAATACTTAAAACCAATATGACTTTCCAATTTGGAATCATTTCTCAATCTTTTGGATCTCTACATCTAATATTAATTAAGTTTAACTAAGTCTATCAAAATAAATGTTGATAGGTAATCCATCAACCACAATCTATCATAGCAAATAATAGCATGTATTagtcaaaacaataaaaataataataataataagtagaCAACCATTTAACGAATCAAAATATCATCATTAAAATtatctcatcaaaaaaaaaaatccacaaaacATTATCTATAACAAGAatatacctatatatatatatatgtgtgtgtgtgtgtgtgtgtgtgtgtgtatctTTCGTCACTTAACCCGCGAAATCCATAAAATATAATTcatgtcataaaaaaaaacatcaattgTTTATATTTGATGGTGCTTGTGTCTCTGAACTATATATGAAAGGAGTATTGGAGATATTGTGCAGTTGACTTAGAGTGTCACTATAGACCGAAGTGAATATCATCAAAGTCAACTGCAGATCTAATACCAAGTTCTCTATCAAACAGTGTCAGATCATCTTTCATTCTTGCACCCTCCTCATCCAACTCCAACTTCATAACCATCTTCATCTCTGGCCGTATATCAAGTGcatttgaaagaaaagaaaaaaagtgtgGAAACCCAAAGAATTTTGAATAAGATTTTAGAACCAAACCATTCAATCTCAAACCTGGTAATGTAGGAAAATACTTTAGAAACTTgaattaagagtttagagaaaCTCGTTATAATGTTAACCTTGAAGAATCCAACGAAAACAAAGAACCAAAGTCGCATATAAAATAcgattaattaataaaatattgtaATAGGCGACTTATTGATTCATACGGTCggatatatatattaataacgACAAGTAATACGTGAACTTACTATGTTCTTAACTGAGAACATGAACATTGTTTGAATACATGTTTCGTGAAattgtattcttttttcctttttggaagtagttttttgtcccatgtgtctatctctccctcctcctcaaaacaagggggcaaaggtgtcttttcatatggagaggaaaGAAATAGAATCATGGCCTGACAAAACTTTCTCCCTTtgttttaaacccaaaaaatatattttgtatTTAGAATGCTTAAGTATTTCATCAAATACCTTATAGGTTGTTATCAAATATTGAAAATTAACAGCAAAACATAGAAAGAAACTTATAGTGTGCATAAAGGAAGACGAGTTGGGTTCAATCACtttactactttttttttttttggaggggaggagagggggAAGAAGTAAAAAAGAGGTATTGAAGCAAGAACCCACGTGTCACGACACAATGGTTCGAACATGACCTTCTCGTCCAACAAAAGCATCTCCATTAACATCGACCCCAGAAGGCCTTCAACAACAATGGGGAAAGAGTTTCATGAAAGCTCCGAGCATCCCACATATCTCGGGGACCCAAACCCCTTCCACCCTAATTCGAACCCAAGGCTATTATCTCTTGTCGTTGGTCGTTAAAGTCTCATTGGATAGATAGATTGGataaactaacaaaaaaaaaaaaaaagaaaccaaggCTATTTATGCATTTATCTTTTTAGAATAAGTACCTCAGTTAGAAGTAGATCGGTATTGAGGGCTTGGAGATACCACTAAAGTTGGGGTTTCAATGGTCACATATTATGAGTTTATCCAGTGGCAGATGGCCTGAAATTTAAAAGGTGTCAAGGTCCCGATGCACCTATAGATGTGTCATTCAGACACTTTTTTTCAAAACCACATGCATTTTAAAATtggaattttgttttttgggaaaaggctggCACACCGCTCATACCGCAAGCTAGCGTTCACTATGTCtaactctctcttccctttttgaAATGACCACTCGTGCCCTCCCTACATAATACCCTGTCCCGTGCCTCCATTGCTGCTGCCGCTAACTTACCACACATGGACGGTGTGCCtatcccacttttttttttcttttttttttttgagattttgaTGCCTGCTCTGGTTTAAAGAACCTATGAAATGAATGTGGACAAGCTGAAGAGCAATGCTTTGGGGTGTGGGCCTGTATCTTGGGTCAGAAGAAATGGTTGGCTGGGGTGATACACTGATACTGGGCCTTTCAATTCAGCGGATGCGAGTGCGGGATTCGTGAGGCGGCATCTCTTTGCTTGGTTCCATCGTCATTGCTTGTTCTGCTGCATAGAACTAGCATGTTCGTTTTTGTGCAATTCAAGTGAAATTAATGGGTTTCTGTGCTTGTTCTGTTTGGGATTGGTCACAGATACATAGGCTGCAGGAGATTAGACTCATCGACTACACAGCCAGCGTTGGTTATCTTCCCCCCtcccaaaagaaaggaaaattattTTGGTTATGGGAACAGATCTCCCACTACTGTATTGTGGGAAATCTCCCACGTCACACCACTAGCGGGGTGAGAAACAGTATAACGACCAATCATATGGGCCTATATGATTGTATGAGAAAGAAATCGTAAACAAACATGATGAATGTTGTTGTAGTTCGACACAAATGTTTACATCCACTCAAGAGAATCAGACAAATTTCACATTAaatcaaaaaaacattttacaCCACTCTCCACCTCATTTGTGATCTTATTTACTTGTCTCTAAAGTTTTTTCTCACATAGATAATATATATAGAACCTTAAAAACCATAATTCCCACATAATTACAATTTTACTCTTGTATTTGTAATAGACCCAAAACTCGACTAAATTTAAACAAGTACGTCCAATAATAACTATGTGAACTATTACATAATACAAGACATATTACCCAATAAATCTCTACCTTGGCTAGGATTGTGCAAGCCACTTGATAAATGGCATTGTTGTTGATTTTGCCTACTTTATCGTTGTCTTTGGCTGTTTATGCACCACACTCAAAGCAGCATGACCCACACCACTGCCCGAGGTGTCCCGTGACTCCCGCATAGCCCAGGGTCGCATGATGTGATGTTATCTCTCCTGGGTTGAGGACTCggccctggcaaggccaacacGATCCTGTATTAATGTattatatactatatatatatatatatatatatatatatatatatatatatatatatatgtatgtatgtatatataatacattaattttattaatataatacaTCAAAAAGTGGGCAGGGGCTTGgggctttgttaagtgggtTGTGAACTTGTGATGCCATGACGGGTTTTTATAATTTCACTATTCAATGGGCCAAATAGGATTGGGCCAGGCTTGGGAAAATCCTaccaaggttgggttgggttaaggGCATACTGGGCTCTGGCAGGGTCCGGCTGgacttgggtttaggttaaagCTCCTAGAGTTGGGTTTGGGTTAAGGTCCAGCCcagcccattgacacccctattcaGTACAGTACCGAAGCCAAACACCCCATACTGGTACCATATAGTACCAAGTACGGTACCATTTTCCCATATCGATACCGTACTATATGGTATCGATTCAATATGTATTTTGTATGATATACGATATTTGTTATACGatttcttatattatatataatagtGTATATTTTTGTaaatgtattatatatatatatatatatatatatatatatatatatatgtatatatatgtcgGTAATATGGTACGGTACCAATATTCAGTAATTCAGTACCGTATCGATATGTACTGCCGGTATCAACCTCCATACCAATACCATATCATTTTGAATACGTTACCATTTTCTCATACTAGTATCGTATCGAATTATTTTCAATATGGTACGATATGATACGAATAATTCAGTACGGTAAATGGTTACCTACGGTAGGGAATTGACATCCTTAACCGAACAGATAAGGGAATCTGTGTTCTAAAGACTAGAGTGTGACATCACCGAATTTAACCCACCCCCTCATTTGATGAATCGTGGAAACTATCCCCAATTTTTATATTTCTCAAtttaaaatacccccaaaaaatgaatgaatGGAGCACTGACCAACAAAccctttacttttttgtttttgtgtggtTTTAGAAGTTTCCATTGATTGCCAAGTTAACTTCTCCCATATTGAAAAGGTCCAGAATTCAAAATTCTCATTCTCCAAAACCCAATTAAATCGCAATTTTCTCAATGCGGGTAAACAGCTTCTAACCACCCTCACTCTCTCGTTTCCTTAAGTCACCACAGTACTACATACACTCACACAGATTCTTTCTTAATTCTACCAGCCagcatcaaaagaaaagaaaaggaacgtCACCACGATTCTATTCTACTTGTAACGCTTTCGTGTCTTTTCATAAAACATTTCTAATTTCTTATCAACTAAACAGCAACTCTCATCGCATTTGTAATTATTTTCCTAACAACCCCTTCCTACAGTAACCTCTTTTAAATATTCTCACGATACTATCACTATATATCCTTCTACTGTCATTCTTCCTCTCCACTCTCCAATCTTCAATCTCCAAATCTCCAATCTCCAATCTCCACTACTCTCTCGGCGCTCATCTGTTCTACTACTTATAACCCATTAAATGGATACCTCACTTCTCTGCTTCGTCGTGACAGCCGCCTTGTCAGCGTATCTCATCTGGTTCTATCTCCTAGCACGAACCCTGTCCGGTCCAAAGGCCTGGCCTGTTGTCGGGAGTCTCCCTGGCTTGATCGCAAACCGGTCTCGAATTCATGATTGGATAGCTGACAACCTTCGACGCACCGGTGGATCTGTCACCTACCAGACTAGCATTCTGCCTCTGCCTTTCGTAGCTCGCAGGCTAGGTTTCTATACAGTTACCTGTCATCCTAAGAACATCGAACACATACTCCGAACCCGGTTCGAAAACTACCCAAAAGGTCCGACCTTGCAAACCGCCTTCGATGACTTATTAGGCCAAGGCATTTTCAACAGCGACGGCCATACATGGCTAATCCAACGCAAGACAGCGGCGCTTGAGTTCACCACACGAACACTCCGTCAAGCCATGGCTCGATGGGTCAACCGGACGATTGAGTCACGGTTATGGCCGATTCTCGCCAAGGCCACCACCG is drawn from Telopea speciosissima isolate NSW1024214 ecotype Mountain lineage chromosome 1, Tspe_v1, whole genome shotgun sequence and contains these coding sequences:
- the LOC122670437 gene encoding protein NRT1/ PTR FAMILY 5.5-like, which translates into the protein MSTPPVLSKATGTCSEYVSACIGDTQTILFYTSLVLIAFGMCGNFSLASFMIEQMPTEAGGHVEAPPKEIASFILSVFAMTLLPGLWVFALSYIKNWSILFGIPAICALVSTLLFLSGTSSYIRVKPQRNSLHRALASKITLRMVPVLMIVIVCGVVLGIGNTFFLEQLNHMNHMLGHLKFPFTLFLYWYYISSSTNFYNTLRSILGETRRKYAAPVGIGIGMILSILCCITAAKVEVRRIDVIERHGLVEKPYDTIPMTIFWLVPQFVLLGAFDGFARQGFQYFFCDQVPVSIKAYMNSFVEAVFGLGIICSILFVYVTDKVSEKGGRQGWFQYTLNKSRLDNYYWTLAALSSITLVLFLVIACCHSYKDGEIEDEQLEV